From Micromonospora carbonacea:
GCCGCCGTCGGGGGCGACGAACACGTCCCTGAAGTGGGCCATGGTGACGTCGAAGTCGAAGAACTTCGCCGGGATGGCGTAGACGTCCCGGTTCTCCTTGATGGACGTCTCGATCATCCACAGCACCGGGAAGAGCATCACGACGGCCAGCACGGTCAGCAGCGCGATCTCCAGGACGGAGCGGCCCCGGCCGCCGAAGCGGCGCGCGGGAGGCGGATTGTCCCGGGCCGGGCCCGTGGACACGGCCTCGTCGACGGAGACGGCCATCAGCCCTCCTTCAGCTTGTTCAGGTAGCGCAGGTAGAGCTGCGTGAGGACGACGACGACGAGGACCATGAGAATCCCGTACGCCGAGGCGGTCCCGGTGTTGAAGCCCAGGAACGCGACCTTGTAGACGTGGAACGACAACGTCTCGGTGGAGACACCCGGGCCGCCGCTGGTGAGGATGTAGACGAGGTCGAACAGCCGGAACGCCTCGATGGCCCGGAACAGCACGGCGATGAGGAGCAGCGGCCACACCAGCGGAAGCGTGATGGTGCGGAACCGGAACCACTCGGAGGCCCGGTCGATCGAGGCCGCCTCGTACAGGTACCTGGGCACCGCGGTGAGGCCCGCGAGCGCGATGAGCATGATGAACGGCGTCCACTGCCAGGTGTCGACCACGATCAGGGAGACCAGTGCCGTCCGCTGCCGGGTGAGCCACTCGACCTGCCCGAGGCCGACCGAGCCGAGCATGCTGTTGATCACGCCGAACTGCGCGTCGAGCATGAATCGCCAGAACAGCCCGACCACGACCGGCGACAGCATCATCGGCACCAGGAACAGGGTGGTCAGCAGTCCCCGCCCGTGCGTACGCCGGGAGATCAGGTACGCGATGGCGAAGCCGAGCACGGTCTGCAGCGAGACCGCGCCGACCACGTAGACCAACGTCGTCAGGGCCCGGGTGTGGACCTGCGCCGACGTCAGGATGGCCGTGTAGTTGCCGAACCCGACGAAGTTGGCGGGCCCGCCGCGGGTGGCCGAGTAGTCGGTGAACGACAGGTACAACGCCCACAGCAACGGGAACACCGACATCGCGAGCAACAGCAGCAGCGCGGGGGAGACGAAGGCCACGGCGAGCCCGCGGTCGCCCAGCCGGCGGGACCGGCCCCGGGCAGGCGGTGTCGCGGACGCCACCTGCCCGGGGTCGTCGGTCGTCAGGGGGACGGGGTCACTCACAGTCCGCCGCCGCCCTTGCGGCCGCTCGAGTCGAGCACGCTCTGCTGCTCCCGGGCGATGTCGTCGAGCGCCTCCTTCGGCTTCTTCGCGCCGTTGAGGGCCGCGTTCACGTTGGTGTTCTCGATGTCGACGAGGCGCGCGTACTCGGGCACGTTCCACATG
This genomic window contains:
- a CDS encoding carbohydrate ABC transporter permease, whose protein sequence is MSDPVPLTTDDPGQVASATPPARGRSRRLGDRGLAVAFVSPALLLLLAMSVFPLLWALYLSFTDYSATRGGPANFVGFGNYTAILTSAQVHTRALTTLVYVVGAVSLQTVLGFAIAYLISRRTHGRGLLTTLFLVPMMLSPVVVGLFWRFMLDAQFGVINSMLGSVGLGQVEWLTRQRTALVSLIVVDTWQWTPFIMLIALAGLTAVPRYLYEAASIDRASEWFRFRTITLPLVWPLLLIAVLFRAIEAFRLFDLVYILTSGGPGVSTETLSFHVYKVAFLGFNTGTASAYGILMVLVVVVLTQLYLRYLNKLKEG